The following proteins come from a genomic window of Paenibacillus sp. CAA11:
- the nirB gene encoding nitrite reductase large subunit NirB gives MEAYKEKLVVIGNGMAGIGTLEQILKLSTAFEITVIGSEPHPNYNRIMLSYVLEGSKTVDDIVLNDWNWYKDNGITLHTGTTVEQIDSSAKEVVTNSGMRVPYDKVIIATGSNSFILPIPGSDKEGVVGFRDIADCEQMLLAAKQYNKAAVIGGGLLGLEAAKGLVQLGMDVTVVHLMNDLMERQLDSQAALMLKIELERQGIKFKMGAQTVELMGDNRVTGLRFADDTSLDADFVVMAVGIKPNVAVAKSSGIQVNRGIVVDDYMRTSAPGVYSVGECTEHRGVCYGLVAPLFEQGMVLAKHICGVETAGYEGSVVSTKLKISGVDVFSTGEFIEGPEHVVISSKDEWKRTYKKILLKDNVLVGAVLFGDVQDSATLQKLVKQGEVMTDELYDSLMGTGCCGGGGKKQASIETMADDEIVCGCNGVTKRTIVDAITEQGMTTVDEIKACTGATRSCGGCKPVVEQILQFVLGEGFQSAAKQGICGCTSLDRDQIVAEIKEKRLTTTKEIMNVLEWRNPEGCSKCRPALNYYLGMIYPDTHEDEKESRFVNERMSANIQKDGTFTVVPRMYGGVTTPEDLKKIADVSLKYDVKVVKVTGGQRLDLIGVKKEDLPKVWEELDMPSGYAYAKSLRTVKTCVGSQFCRFGTQDSMGMGAELERKFERLDFPAKFKMAVNGCPRNCAESCTKDIGIVGNDGGWEIFIGGNGGIKARLADSLCKVKSDEELVEVCGAVIQHYRETGKYLERTSEWVERLGLEAIRAAVVENVENRKALVERVEFALAQVEDPWKKMLKDDVTRAALFQPLQPAKA, from the coding sequence ATGGAAGCATATAAAGAGAAATTAGTTGTAATAGGAAATGGCATGGCAGGCATAGGAACACTAGAACAAATCTTGAAGCTGAGCACGGCATTTGAAATTACTGTGATTGGGAGCGAACCGCATCCTAATTACAACCGAATCATGCTCTCTTATGTGCTGGAAGGCAGTAAAACAGTTGATGATATTGTGCTTAATGATTGGAATTGGTATAAGGACAACGGAATCACACTTCATACCGGCACCACGGTAGAACAGATTGACAGCAGCGCCAAAGAGGTTGTTACGAATTCTGGGATGAGAGTCCCTTATGACAAGGTGATCATTGCCACAGGCTCTAATTCGTTTATTCTGCCTATCCCCGGCAGTGATAAAGAAGGAGTGGTGGGTTTTAGAGATATTGCAGATTGTGAACAGATGCTGCTAGCAGCCAAACAATATAACAAGGCAGCGGTCATCGGAGGCGGGCTGCTGGGTCTTGAAGCGGCCAAAGGACTGGTGCAGCTGGGTATGGATGTTACCGTCGTTCACTTAATGAACGATCTGATGGAACGGCAGCTCGATTCACAGGCGGCGCTTATGCTGAAGATAGAGCTGGAGCGGCAGGGCATTAAGTTTAAGATGGGTGCTCAAACGGTTGAGCTTATGGGTGACAACAGAGTTACCGGCCTGCGGTTTGCAGACGATACAAGCCTCGATGCTGATTTTGTAGTTATGGCGGTAGGGATTAAGCCCAACGTGGCAGTAGCTAAATCCAGCGGCATTCAAGTAAATCGCGGGATTGTGGTGGACGATTATATGCGCACCTCCGCGCCAGGTGTGTATTCGGTCGGTGAATGTACGGAACACCGCGGTGTATGCTATGGCCTGGTAGCCCCGTTATTTGAGCAGGGCATGGTGCTGGCCAAACATATTTGCGGGGTAGAGACGGCTGGATATGAGGGTTCCGTAGTATCGACCAAACTGAAAATTTCGGGTGTGGATGTGTTCTCGACAGGTGAATTTATTGAAGGGCCGGAGCATGTTGTCATTTCCAGCAAAGATGAGTGGAAACGCACTTATAAGAAAATTTTGCTTAAAGATAATGTGCTCGTTGGAGCTGTCCTGTTTGGGGATGTTCAGGATTCGGCTACCTTACAAAAGCTGGTTAAGCAGGGCGAAGTGATGACAGATGAGCTCTATGATTCCCTGATGGGAACAGGCTGCTGCGGAGGCGGTGGAAAGAAACAGGCTTCCATAGAGACGATGGCCGACGATGAAATTGTCTGTGGCTGTAACGGGGTAACCAAACGCACCATTGTAGATGCGATTACAGAGCAAGGGATGACCACCGTAGACGAAATCAAAGCCTGCACCGGAGCGACGCGTTCTTGTGGCGGATGCAAGCCTGTGGTGGAGCAAATTCTGCAGTTTGTTCTCGGAGAAGGATTCCAATCTGCCGCGAAGCAGGGGATTTGCGGATGTACTTCCCTAGACCGTGACCAAATTGTAGCGGAGATTAAGGAAAAAAGATTGACGACCACCAAGGAAATTATGAATGTTCTGGAATGGCGCAATCCGGAAGGCTGCTCCAAATGCAGACCAGCACTGAATTACTATTTGGGAATGATCTATCCGGACACGCACGAGGATGAGAAGGAATCCCGCTTTGTAAATGAGCGGATGAGTGCCAATATTCAGAAGGACGGAACTTTTACCGTAGTTCCACGCATGTACGGTGGTGTAACGACTCCTGAGGATTTGAAAAAAATAGCAGATGTATCCCTGAAATATGACGTTAAAGTGGTTAAAGTTACAGGGGGACAGCGCCTCGACTTGATCGGTGTGAAGAAAGAAGATTTGCCTAAGGTATGGGAAGAGCTGGATATGCCATCCGGGTATGCTTACGCTAAATCGCTCCGGACCGTTAAAACCTGTGTCGGATCTCAATTCTGCCGCTTCGGAACTCAAGATTCCATGGGGATGGGGGCAGAGCTGGAGCGCAAGTTTGAACGCCTTGATTTCCCGGCCAAGTTCAAAATGGCGGTGAATGGATGCCCGCGCAACTGTGCGGAGTCTTGTACCAAGGATATCGGCATCGTAGGCAATGATGGCGGATGGGAGATCTTCATCGGCGGTAACGGCGGTATCAAGGCAAGACTTGCCGATTCTCTCTGCAAGGTGAAGAGTGATGAAGAGTTAGTCGAGGTGTGCGGAGCAGTTATTCAACATTACCGCGAGACCGGGAAGTATCTGGAGAGAACTTCGGAATGGGTGGAAAGATTAGGTCTTGAAGCAATTCGGGCTGCGGTTGTAGAGAACGTGGAGAACCGGAAGGCTTTGGTTGAACGGGTAGAGTTTGCCTTGGCACAGGTAGAAGACCCATGGAAGAAGATGCTGAAGGATGATGTGACGCGAGCTGCATTGTTCCAGCCTCTGCAACCAGCCAAAGCATAA
- the nirD gene encoding nitrite reductase small subunit NirD, which yields MTNSNTLYPLGELEQFLPQIGRVVEVEGCQIAVFRTSDSKIFALENRNPHPKGGPLAEGIVSGHELYDPLYDWRIDLETGLVQAPDEGQVRTYEVKIEDGRVYLAG from the coding sequence ATGACGAACAGCAATACTTTATATCCCTTGGGCGAATTAGAGCAGTTCCTGCCACAAATCGGAAGAGTTGTAGAAGTGGAGGGGTGTCAGATTGCAGTCTTCAGAACATCGGACAGTAAAATTTTCGCTCTGGAGAACCGCAATCCCCACCCTAAGGGTGGGCCACTTGCCGAAGGGATTGTGTCAGGACATGAATTATATGATCCGCTTTATGATTGGAGAATTGATTTAGAGACGGGTCTTGTCCAGGCACCGGATGAAGGCCAGGTTAGAACCTATGAAGTCAAGATTGAAGACGGCCGGGTTTATTTAGCCGGATAA
- a CDS encoding Crp/Fnr family transcriptional regulator — MSEYTNTVETRGNTSCFSDQNFNRLLVTMKEKNYPEGSHLFWEGDFSDKLFYIKRGRVKLTKSTDEGKELILYMYGRGDMVGQADPFFSSKHSFTAEIIEDCEVGVIEHKDLEILICQHCDFAIDFMKWMGIHHRLTQTKFRDLMMYGKPGALCSTLIRLSNTYGEQHGDTILINKKITHTDLSNMIGATRESVNRMLSDLRKKDAVEYENGMIVIKDLVMLQDICHCELCPNEICRI, encoded by the coding sequence ATGAGTGAATATACAAATACTGTCGAGACCCGTGGGAATACGAGCTGTTTCTCCGACCAAAATTTCAACCGTCTTCTCGTAACCATGAAAGAGAAAAACTATCCTGAAGGATCTCACCTGTTCTGGGAAGGCGACTTTTCAGATAAACTGTTTTACATTAAGCGCGGCCGTGTCAAGTTAACCAAGTCTACAGATGAAGGCAAAGAACTTATCCTATATATGTACGGACGCGGAGATATGGTAGGTCAAGCAGACCCCTTCTTCAGTTCAAAGCACAGCTTTACGGCTGAGATCATTGAAGATTGTGAAGTTGGCGTCATTGAGCATAAAGATTTAGAAATTCTAATCTGCCAGCACTGTGATTTTGCCATTGATTTTATGAAATGGATGGGAATCCATCACCGGCTTACTCAGACTAAATTCCGTGATTTGATGATGTATGGTAAACCTGGCGCTCTATGCTCCACGCTAATCAGACTGAGCAACACTTATGGTGAACAGCATGGGGATACTATCTTGATTAATAAAAAGATCACTCACACCGATCTGTCCAATATGATCGGAGCCACTCGCGAAAGTGTGAACCGGATGCTGAGCGACCTTCGCAAGAAGGATGCTGTGGAATATGAGAACGGCATGATTGTAATCAAGGATCTGGTCATGCTGCAAGATATCTGCCACTGTGAGCTTTGCCCGAACGAAATCTGCAGAATTTAA
- a CDS encoding formate/nitrite transporter family protein, with protein MYTQNVENIVEAAVSKRNKMKESLPRYMVSALLAGAYVGLGIILIFSLGGPLAALKSPIQNLVMGASFGLALTLVVFAGSELFTGNNMFFTASTLARRTTVSDTMKNWGIVFLGNLLGAVLLSLLIVGSGIFKAAGPEHLLFTAAAKKMSLPLSELFFRGILCNWLVCLALWMSSRAKEEIAKLVLIWWCLFAFIASGYEHSVANMTLLSLAYLLPNHPESITLAGWLHNMIPVTLGNIVGGSLFVATAYWFISPVRKKRP; from the coding sequence GTGTATACACAAAACGTAGAGAACATTGTGGAAGCCGCAGTCAGCAAGCGCAATAAGATGAAAGAAAGCCTGCCTAGGTATATGGTATCGGCTTTGCTGGCGGGGGCCTATGTTGGACTCGGTATTATATTAATCTTTAGTCTTGGCGGTCCCTTGGCGGCGCTGAAGTCCCCAATCCAAAACCTGGTTATGGGCGCTTCCTTCGGGCTGGCACTAACGCTCGTTGTATTTGCAGGTTCTGAATTATTTACTGGGAATAATATGTTCTTTACAGCGAGCACCCTGGCTCGTCGTACTACCGTATCAGATACGATGAAAAATTGGGGGATTGTCTTCCTGGGTAACCTGCTGGGGGCTGTGCTACTCAGCCTGCTGATCGTAGGTTCCGGAATATTTAAGGCAGCGGGACCTGAGCATTTACTCTTTACAGCGGCAGCCAAGAAGATGTCTCTACCTCTAAGTGAGCTGTTCTTTCGCGGTATTCTCTGTAACTGGCTGGTTTGTCTAGCCTTGTGGATGTCCAGCCGCGCGAAGGAAGAGATTGCGAAGCTGGTACTGATCTGGTGGTGCTTGTTCGCCTTTATAGCAAGCGGTTATGAGCATAGTGTAGCCAATATGACGCTGCTCAGTCTGGCATATCTGCTGCCGAATCACCCTGAGAGCATTACGCTTGCTGGATGGCTGCATAACATGATTCCTGTCACCCTTGGCAATATCGTGGGAGGATCCTTGTTCGTAGCTACGGCCTACTGGTTTATTTCACCGGTCCGCAAGAAGCGGCCGTAA